Proteins co-encoded in one Candidatus Poribacteria bacterium genomic window:
- a CDS encoding aldo/keto reductase — protein MKDNITRREFLKTSVGMAMSVGFGLPLLAEEPKGKAYEIKGTTGMRYRLFGRTNQYISVIAGNETFPPPVIDKAIRIGVNYWHKAGGRELSNLIRKHKVRKSVMVEFCLDNKPKEELLRKFKNNMRRLGYDYVDFYKMHIRYSDEAVEAFQQLKKEGLVKFLSASLHESPKNVRRIVDKGVLDAIQIMINPLSGEEVKKLCAYCKEKGVGVIAMKTMVGGPKKWESNRKLMEQLKKFLPNTQDIARAIVKYILSIEGVSAVVVACRNFEQFQDAVLASGMKLSSAERKGLEIFASEMRGEFCQMCGLCEEVCPKGIQIRELMRAELYLTTYEEPDRAWEVYRSIPPWRRAEMCDRCGICEEFCPYGIPVAQRINELQSLIA, from the coding sequence ATGAAGGATAATATCACCAGAAGGGAATTTTTAAAGACGAGCGTCGGCATGGCGATGAGCGTTGGTTTCGGATTACCCCTCCTCGCCGAGGAACCTAAAGGTAAAGCCTACGAGATAAAAGGGACGACGGGGATGCGCTACCGACTCTTCGGTCGCACAAATCAGTATATCTCGGTCATAGCTGGTAACGAGACGTTTCCTCCGCCGGTGATAGATAAAGCGATAAGGATAGGTGTCAACTATTGGCATAAAGCAGGAGGTCGTGAGCTTTCAAACTTGATCAGGAAGCATAAGGTTAGAAAGTCGGTGATGGTAGAGTTCTGCCTGGACAACAAGCCAAAGGAAGAACTATTGAGAAAATTCAAAAACAACATGCGAAGGCTCGGCTATGACTACGTGGATTTCTACAAGATGCATATCCGTTACAGCGACGAAGCGGTTGAAGCTTTCCAACAGCTCAAAAAGGAGGGCCTGGTGAAGTTCCTCTCCGCCTCCCTGCACGAGAGCCCTAAAAACGTGAGGAGAATCGTCGATAAAGGGGTTCTGGACGCTATTCAAATCATGATCAACCCCCTCTCAGGAGAGGAGGTTAAGAAGCTGTGCGCATACTGTAAGGAGAAAGGAGTCGGTGTGATCGCCATGAAGACAATGGTCGGAGGGCCGAAGAAGTGGGAATCCAACCGGAAGCTGATGGAACAGCTGAAGAAGTTCCTCCCAAACACCCAGGATATAGCCCGGGCGATAGTTAAATACATCCTCTCGATAGAAGGGGTATCCGCCGTTGTGGTGGCATGTCGGAACTTCGAGCAGTTTCAGGACGCCGTTCTCGCATCAGGGATGAAGCTCAGCTCGGCTGAGAGGAAGGGGCTGGAGATCTTCGCCTCGGAGATGAGAGGGGAGTTCTGCCAGATGTGCGGCCTGTGTGAGGAGGTATGCCCGAAGGGGATACAGATACGGGAGCTGATGCGAGCTGAGCTTTACCTCACCACTTACGAGGAGCCTGATCGTGCATGGGAGGTTTACAGATCTATCCCTCCCTGGCGGAGGGCGGAGATGTGTGATAGATGTGGGATTTGTGAGGAGTTCTGTCCATATGGCATCCCGGTCGCCCAAAGGATAAACGAGTTGCAATCCCTGATAGCTTGA
- a CDS encoding LamG domain-containing protein, with protein sequence MKLIRYLVAALLLGAVLYPGVEAKPPKDLVLYLSFDEVKGKTVIDLSSYGNDAEMKGDVKISEGKFGKAVELDGTDDYLVVKNHPSLQLTTAITISCWVKITGGPNDRQSAVEKEPAWQAGEYNLIPVYDGAVLFQANDLPDHCDDEGAVGNVKDGKWHFVAGTWDGKVIRTYIDGDMVGERECAGKLEKGSGDLFIGSRGGTSRFLWGLIDEVKIYSRALSKEEIKADMENPRHNVAPVQPSGKLALTWGRLKRR encoded by the coding sequence GTGAAGCTAATACGATATCTGGTAGCGGCCCTCCTCTTGGGAGCGGTGCTGTACCCAGGAGTTGAGGCCAAACCCCCCAAGGACCTCGTCCTTTACCTCTCCTTTGACGAGGTGAAAGGCAAGACGGTCATCGATCTTTCAAGCTACGGAAACGACGCCGAGATGAAGGGGGATGTGAAGATCTCAGAAGGGAAGTTCGGAAAAGCCGTGGAGCTGGATGGGACGGACGATTATCTGGTTGTGAAGAACCATCCATCCCTTCAGCTCACAACCGCCATCACAATAAGCTGCTGGGTGAAGATAACGGGCGGGCCGAACGATAGACAGAGCGCCGTTGAAAAAGAACCGGCATGGCAAGCTGGGGAATACAACCTGATACCGGTCTATGACGGAGCGGTGCTGTTTCAAGCGAACGATCTTCCCGATCACTGCGACGATGAGGGGGCGGTCGGGAACGTCAAGGACGGCAAGTGGCATTTCGTGGCCGGAACTTGGGACGGGAAGGTGATCCGAACCTACATAGATGGCGATATGGTCGGAGAGAGGGAGTGTGCGGGCAAGCTGGAGAAGGGGTCGGGAGACCTCTTCATAGGCTCGAGAGGGGGAACAAGCCGGTTCCTCTGGGGACTGATCGACGAGGTGAAGATATACAGCCGTGCTCTCTCGAAGGAGGAGATTAAGGCCGACATGGAGAACCCCAGGCACAATGTAGCCCCTGTTCAGCCCTCCGGAAAGCTCGCCCTGACCTGGGGGAGGTTGAAAAGAAGGTAA